One genomic window of Punica granatum isolate Tunisia-2019 chromosome 1, ASM765513v2, whole genome shotgun sequence includes the following:
- the LOC116195442 gene encoding protein STRUBBELIG-RECEPTOR FAMILY 5-like isoform X5 has product MGYQLSNLKSVTHFDLSKNNLNGNIPYQLPPNAAHIDLSHNSFSGNVPYSISQMTDLKDLYLGHNQLNGQLSDMFGKLSKFATLDLSYNKLSGNLPQSFANLSSLNKMYLQNNQFSGSIDVLAGLPLSDLNVENNRFTGWIPEDLKNIENIETGGNSWSSGPAPPPPPGAARINHRSKEGQDGGGKSSVNGLAIAGIIMGVLVVLALLMAVFSRRSSASSVPSHFLDEERASQRRAFTPLTSQELSDDLRADICKNFKDHKSRDSSASLDAKALQKSPSIGFRAPLYDGMSSLKDDEFANQLNARRSTSFLAVSYSLADLQTCTCNFATGRLIGKGSIGRVYRAKYADGKVIAVKKIDSSLFQGRKPEEFSEIIQKISSLHHPNIVELLGYCSEQGHNMLIYDYFRNGSLHEFLHMSDDYSKPLTWNTRVRIALGTARAVEYLHEVFSPSIVHKSIKSSNILLDMELNPRLSDCGLATFHQLTSQNLGAGYNAPECSSPSAYTLKSDVYSFGVVMLELLTGRMPLDSFSKPRSEQCLVRWAMPQLIDIDALEKMVDPALRGLYPPTSVSRFADIIALCLQAEPEFRPPMSEVVQALVRLVQRSSINKRGESPGASSRLDDYDY; this is encoded by the exons ATGGGCTACCAGCTATCAAATTTAAAGTCCGTCACCCATTT TGATTTAAGCAAGAACAACCTCAATGGCAATATACCATACCAACTTCCACCAAATGCAGCTCACAT TGATCTTTCCCATAATAGCTTCAGCGGTAACGTCCCTTATTCGATATCTCAGATGACTGACCTCAAGGACCT GTATCTCGGTCATAATCAGCTCAATGGACAGCTGAGTGATATGTTCGGGAAACTATCAAAATTCGCAACTTT GGATCTGTCTTACAACAAGCTGTCAGGGAATCTGCCTCAGAGTTTCGCTAATCTGTCAAGCCTCAACAAGAT GTACTTGCAGAATAATCAGTTCTCTGGTTCAATAGATGTCCTGGCAGGCCTTCCCCTCAGTGATCT GAATGTTGAGAACAATCGATTTACTGGCTGGATACCAGAGGATCTGAAGAATATAGAAAACATTGA GACTGGAGGGAATTCTTGGTCATCTGGTCCAGCTCCACCACCACCCCCTGGTGCTGCTCGCATTAACCATCGGTCTAAAGAAGGGCAAGATGGGGGTGGGAAGTCGAGTGTGAATGGATTGGCCATTGCAGGGATAATCATGGGAGTGTTAGTGGTGCTGGCGCTTCTGATGGCTGTATTCTCAAGGCgctcttctgcttcttctgTTCCCTCTCATTTTCTGGATGAAGAGAGAGCCAGCCAACGCAGAGCCTTTACCCCACTTACCTCCCAGGAATTGTCTGATGACTTGCGAGCTGACATCTGTAAAAACTTTAAAG ATCATAAATCACGGGATTCATCGGCTTCCTTGGATGCCAAGGCTCTGCAAAAATCCCCATCTATTGGATTCAGGGCTCCACTCTATGATGGCATGAGTTCCTTGAAGGATGATGAGTTTGCTAATCAGTTGAATGCCAGAAGAAGCACCTCTTTCCTAGCTGTATCCTATAGCTTGGCAGACCTACAGACCTGTACCTGTAACTTTGCAACTGGCCGACTGATTGGTAAGGGATCCATCGGGCGCGTTTATCGGGCTAAATATGCAGATGGGAAG GTTATCGCTGTCAAAAAGATCGATTCCTCACTTTTCCAAGGGCGGAAACCGGAAGAATTTTCAGAAATCATCCAGAAGATCTCCAGCCTTCACCATCCAAACATTGTAGAACTTCTTGGTTATTGCTCCGAACAGGGGCACAACATGTTAATCTATGACTATTTCAGGAATGGTTCACTTCACGAATTCCTACACATGTCAGATGACTACAGCAAACCTTTAACCTGGAACACTAGAGTCAGAATTGCTCTAGGAACGGCTCGGGCAGTTGA GTACCTCCACGAAGTTTTTTCTCCATCAATAGTCCACAAGAGCATCAAATCATCCAATATCTTGCTTGACATGGAACTCAATCCTCGTCTGTCTGACTGTGGTTTGGCGACTTTCCATCAG CTCACAAGTCAAAATTTGGGAGCAGGATATAATGCACCAGAGTGCTCGAGTCCATCAGCTTATACATTGAAGAGTGACGTTTATAGTTTTGGGGTTGTCATGCTGGAGTTGTTGACAGGTCGAATGCCTCTTGACAG TTTTTCAAAACCAAGGTCAGAGCAATGCCTGGTCCGCTGGGCTATGCCACAGCTTATTGACATTGATGCTTTGGAGAAAATGGTGGACCCAGCACTCCGTGGTCTCTACCCTCCCACGTCTGTGTCCAGATTTGCTGATATCATAGCACTGTGTCTACAG GCGGAGCCAGAGTTCCGGCCACCAATGTCAGAAGTGGTGCAAGCATTGGTGCGGTTAGTTCAACGGTCAAGCATCAacaagagaggagagagtCCTGGGGCTTCTAGTCGTTTGGATGACTATGACTATTGA